The Bubalus kerabau isolate K-KA32 ecotype Philippines breed swamp buffalo chromosome X, PCC_UOA_SB_1v2, whole genome shotgun sequence genome has a segment encoding these proteins:
- the LOC129640170 gene encoding zinc finger protein 772-like, producing the protein MADAAPHTDSLRSIVTFEDVFIHFTREEWDLLTESQKRLYLKTMVNNFSLVMSVGLESSRYRLISPPEPESAPEVPARIGIAAAVAEVSQESPVPSPGHSVEDRDDSSISIKIADVRSLQVAPSIQKSPLCDTCNPVFNGVFQPAGQPETSSEEQPYTCGSCGRAFPLGVSLDQMQRWQSGEAVTRRERDQASSVNCHRCQGSGTACTCEKGEEDMSASSGVVQHRGTQNGENPGTSAECKETFPTGQRDHPCSGSEGACNHQEERVQQQEIYVRERSYECNTCGSVFDCRDTFNNHQEVHTRERLRECDVCGKSFTRSCYVKIHKRLHTGIRPFVCNECGKTYICKSHLSLHKKSHTKESLRRQNIVGNVLLIPVLVNAREVTQEQGLRHSANGGEPKEDSPTSGQ; encoded by the coding sequence ATGGCGGACGCTGCACCACACACGGACTCCCTCAGAAGCATTGTGACCTTTGAGGATGTATTCATACACTTTACCAGAGAGGAGTGGGACCTGCTCACTGAGAGTCAAAAACGCCTGTACCTTAAGACGATGGTGAACAACTTTTCACTGGTAATGTCAGTGGGACTTGAAAGTTCCAGATATCGTTTAATTTCTCCACCAGAGCCAGAGAGCGCACCCGAGGTTCCTGCCAGGATAGGCATAGCTGCGGCAGTGGCAGAGGTAAGCCAGGAAAGCCCTGTCCCTAGTCCTGGCCATAGTGTGGAGGATAGAGATGACTCttccatttctataaaaatagCAGATGTGCGAAGTCTGCAGGTGGCGCCTTCCATCCAAAAGAGCCCCCTATGCGACACGTGTAATCCAGTCTTCAATGGCGTTTTTCAGCCAGCTGGGCAGCCGGAAACCTCTTCTGAGGAGCAGCCATATACGTGTGGATCATGTGGAAGAGCTTTCCCACTCGGTGTAAGCCTCGACCAGAtgcagaggtggcagagtggagaGGCAGTCACTAGAAGGGAAAGGGACCAGGCCTCCTCTGTGAATTGCCACAGATGCCAAGGGTCAGGGACGGCCTGTACCTGTGAGAAGGGCGAGGAAGACATGTCAGCCAGTTCTGGAGTTGTGCAGCACCGTGGCACTCAAAATGGGGAGAATCCAGGCACGAGTGCTGAGTGTAAGGAGACCTTTCCCACTGGACAAAGGGATCACCCATGCAGTGGAAGCGAGGGAGCTTGTAACCATCAAGAAGAACGTGTCCAGCAGCAGGAAATCTATGTTCGAGAAAGGTCCTATGAATGCAACACATGTGGGAGTGTCTTCGACTGTAGAGACACATTTAATAATCACCAGGAAGTCCACACTAGAGAGAGGTTACGTGAGTGTGATGTATGCGGGAAATCCTTTACACGCAGTTGCTATGTTAAAATACACAAAAGGCTTCATACTGGAATAAGGCCTTTTGTGTGCAATGAATGCGGAAAAACATACATCTGTAAGTCCCACCTTAGTCTCCACAAGAAAAGTCACACCAAAGAAAGCCTGAGAAGACAAAACATTGTAGGAAATGTGTTGCTGATACCAGTCTTGGTTAACGCGAGAGAAGTCACACAGGAGCAAGGCCTTAGGCATTCAGCAAATGGGGGAGAGCCTAAAGAAGACTCTCCCACCTCTGGCCAGTGA